Proteins found in one Rhodobacter capsulatus SB 1003 genomic segment:
- a CDS encoding NADH-quinone oxidoreductase subunit M, with translation MQNLLSIITFLPLAAAAVLAVVSRGSGPAADRNAKWVALTATVVTFLVSLLLLAGFDPANPGMQFVEDRAWIMGLHYKLGVDGISILFVMLTTFLMPLTIASAWHVETRVKEYMIAFLVLEALMIGVFVALDLVLFYLFFEAGLIPMFLIIGIWGGKERIYAAFKFFLYTFLGSVLMLVAMVAMYMMAGTTDIVTLMSFDFPHADLPFLGWWTLTGGVQTLLFLAFFASFAVKMPMWPVHTWLPDAHVQAPTAGSVVLAAVLLKMGGYGFLRFSLPMFPVGAETMTTFVFILSAVAIVYTSLVALAQEDMKKLIAYSSVAHMGYVTMGIFAANQQGVDGAIFQMLSHGFISGALFLCVGVIYDRMHTREIAAYGGLVNRMPAYALIFMFFTMANVGLPGTSGFVGEFLTLLGIFQVNTWVALFATSGVILSAAYALWLYRRVVFGELVKESLKTISDMTTREKAIFAPLVAMTLLLGVYPSLVTDLIGPSVAHLVQNYHADLGTLAQATAGN, from the coding sequence ATGCAAAACCTCCTCTCCATCATCACCTTCCTGCCGCTGGCCGCGGCGGCGGTGCTTGCCGTGGTCAGCCGCGGGTCAGGCCCGGCGGCCGATCGCAATGCGAAATGGGTGGCGCTGACCGCGACCGTGGTGACCTTCCTTGTGTCGCTTCTGCTGCTGGCGGGCTTCGATCCGGCCAATCCCGGCATGCAATTCGTCGAGGACCGGGCCTGGATCATGGGCCTGCATTACAAGCTGGGCGTGGACGGCATCTCGATCCTTTTCGTGATGCTGACCACCTTCCTGATGCCGCTCACCATCGCCAGCGCCTGGCATGTGGAAACGCGGGTCAAGGAATACATGATCGCTTTCCTTGTCCTGGAAGCGCTGATGATCGGCGTCTTCGTGGCGCTCGATCTGGTGCTCTTCTACCTCTTCTTCGAGGCGGGGCTCATTCCGATGTTCCTGATCATCGGGATCTGGGGCGGCAAGGAACGCATCTACGCGGCTTTCAAGTTCTTCCTTTACACCTTCCTCGGCTCGGTGCTGATGCTGGTGGCGATGGTGGCGATGTATATGATGGCGGGCACCACCGACATCGTGACGCTGATGAGCTTCGACTTCCCGCATGCGGATCTGCCGTTCCTTGGCTGGTGGACGCTGACGGGCGGGGTGCAGACGCTGCTGTTCCTGGCCTTCTTCGCCTCGTTTGCGGTGAAGATGCCGATGTGGCCGGTGCACACCTGGTTGCCCGATGCCCACGTGCAGGCGCCCACCGCGGGCTCGGTCGTGCTGGCGGCGGTGCTTCTGAAGATGGGCGGCTACGGCTTCCTGCGCTTCTCGCTGCCGATGTTCCCGGTGGGGGCAGAGACGATGACCACCTTCGTCTTCATCCTGTCCGCCGTGGCCATCGTCTACACCTCGCTTGTGGCGCTGGCGCAGGAGGACATGAAGAAGCTGATCGCCTATTCCTCGGTCGCCCACATGGGCTATGTGACGATGGGGATTTTCGCGGCGAACCAGCAGGGCGTTGACGGGGCGATCTTCCAGATGCTCAGCCACGGCTTCATCTCGGGGGCGCTGTTCCTTTGCGTCGGCGTGATCTATGACCGCATGCACACCCGCGAGATCGCCGCCTATGGCGGTCTGGTGAACCGGATGCCCGCTTACGCGCTGATCTTCATGTTCTTCACCATGGCGAACGTGGGCCTGCCGGGCACCAGCGGATTCGTCGGTGAATTCCTGACGCTGCTTGGCATCTTCCAGGTCAACACCTGGGTGGCGCTGTTTGCCACCTCGGGCGTGATCCTCTCGGCTGCCTATGCGCTCTGGCTTTACCGCCGCGTGGTCTTTGGCGAGCTGGTCAAGGAAAGCCTGAAGACGATTTCCGACATGACGACCCGCGAAAAGGCGATCTTCGCGCCGCTGGTCGCGATGACGCTGCTTCTGGGCGTCTATCCCAGCCTTGTGACCGATCTGATCGGGCCTTCGGTGGCCCATCTTGTCCAGAATTACCACGCCGACCTCGGCACTCTCGCGCAAGCGACTGCGGGCAACTGA
- the nuoN gene encoding NADH-quinone oxidoreductase subunit NuoN → MTKAEFSLVLPEVLLAIYAMGVLLFGVWTGKDRVAKPILWASAVTMLALALIIGLGTGNDTAFGGLFIADGFARFSKVVILVSAAAVLAMSSDYMGRRGLLRFEYPILIVLAVVGMMMMVSAGDLMSLYIGLELQSLALYVVAALRRDSAVSSEAGLKYFVLGSLSSGLLLYGASLVYGFAGTTTFSGIITVVEQGHLPIGLLFGLVFLLAGLAFKVSAVPFHMWTPDVYEGSPTPVTAFFATAPKLAAMALIARVVHDAFGQVPGEWGQILAALALASMYLGAIAGIGQRDIKRLMAYSSISHMGFGLLGLAAGTAAGVESMLLYMTIYIVMNVGTFAFILSMERDGKPVTEIAALNMLSKTDPVKAFALLVLLFSLAGVPPMLGFFAKFAVIKAAIGAGFVWVPVAAVVASVIGAFYYLRIVYFMYFGEKSAPLDGRMPALQFAFLVLAAVAMLGGAINMAGVEGAAQAAAASLVN, encoded by the coding sequence ATGACAAAAGCGGAATTCTCTCTCGTCCTGCCCGAAGTGCTGCTGGCCATCTATGCGATGGGGGTGCTGCTCTTCGGCGTCTGGACCGGCAAGGACAGGGTGGCGAAACCCATCCTCTGGGCCTCGGCCGTCACCATGCTGGCGCTGGCGCTGATCATCGGGCTCGGCACCGGCAATGACACGGCCTTTGGCGGGCTTTTCATCGCCGACGGCTTCGCGCGCTTCTCCAAGGTGGTGATCCTTGTCTCCGCCGCCGCCGTTCTGGCGATGAGTTCGGATTACATGGGCCGACGCGGGTTGTTGCGGTTCGAATATCCGATCCTGATCGTGCTGGCCGTGGTCGGCATGATGATGATGGTCTCGGCGGGCGATCTGATGTCGCTTTACATCGGGCTCGAGCTGCAATCGCTGGCGCTTTACGTGGTGGCGGCGCTGCGGCGCGACTCGGCGGTGTCGTCGGAAGCCGGTCTGAAATACTTCGTCCTTGGCTCGCTCTCCTCGGGGCTGCTGCTTTACGGCGCCTCGCTCGTCTACGGCTTTGCGGGCACCACGACCTTCTCGGGCATCATCACCGTGGTCGAGCAGGGCCACCTGCCGATCGGTCTGCTGTTCGGTCTGGTGTTCCTGCTGGCGGGTCTGGCCTTCAAGGTCTCGGCCGTGCCCTTCCACATGTGGACGCCCGATGTCTACGAAGGCTCGCCGACGCCGGTCACCGCCTTCTTTGCCACCGCGCCGAAACTGGCGGCGATGGCGCTGATCGCGCGGGTCGTTCATGACGCCTTCGGCCAGGTGCCGGGCGAATGGGGGCAGATCCTGGCCGCGCTGGCGCTGGCCTCGATGTATCTGGGCGCCATCGCCGGGATCGGGCAGCGCGACATCAAGCGGCTGATGGCCTATTCCTCGATCTCGCACATGGGCTTTGGCCTGCTGGGTCTGGCGGCGGGCACGGCGGCGGGCGTGGAATCGATGCTGCTCTACATGACGATCTATATCGTGATGAACGTCGGCACCTTCGCTTTCATCCTGTCGATGGAGCGTGACGGCAAGCCCGTCACCGAAATCGCCGCGCTGAACATGCTGTCGAAGACCGACCCGGTGAAGGCCTTTGCGCTTCTGGTGCTGCTCTTCAGCCTGGCGGGCGTGCCGCCGATGCTGGGCTTCTTTGCCAAATTCGCGGTGATCAAGGCGGCGATCGGGGCGGGCTTCGTCTGGGTGCCGGTGGCGGCGGTCGTGGCCTCGGTGATCGGCGCCTTCTACTACCTGCGCATCGTCTATTTCATGTATTTCGGCGAGAAATCCGCGCCGCTCGACGGCCGGATGCCCGCGCTGCAATTCGCCTTCCTCGTCCTTGCGGCGGTGGCGATGCTGGGTGGCGCGATCAACATGGCGGGCGTCGAGGGCGCGGCGCAGGCGGCGGCGGCCTCCCTTGTCAACTGA
- a CDS encoding biotin--[acetyl-CoA-carboxylase] ligase, with the protein MSTDQDWPEGVARHVLGQTDTTMAEAARLAPHLAGPAWVFAHRQTAGRGRRGRDWLMPSGNFAATLVFRPAVTPATAALYSFVAALALEAALTEVMGPGPVTAIKWPNDVLLNGGKIAGILLESVGTGGQISHLAVGIGVNLAKAPPAAALEPGAVAPVSLLGETGLVIDPLDFLAPLARGFAHYAATFERYGFAPIRAAWLARAARIGQRITARTGTETLTGTFETIDDTGALILATGSERRAISAADIFF; encoded by the coding sequence TTGTCAACTGATCAAGATTGGCCCGAGGGCGTGGCCCGCCATGTCCTTGGGCAAACCGATACGACCATGGCCGAAGCGGCCCGGCTGGCCCCGCATCTTGCGGGGCCTGCTTGGGTTTTTGCGCATCGCCAGACCGCGGGCCGGGGCAGGCGGGGCCGCGACTGGCTGATGCCGTCGGGCAATTTCGCCGCCACGCTGGTCTTTCGCCCCGCCGTCACCCCCGCCACCGCGGCGCTTTATTCCTTTGTCGCGGCGCTTGCGCTCGAGGCGGCGCTGACCGAGGTCATGGGCCCCGGGCCCGTCACCGCGATCAAATGGCCCAATGACGTGCTGCTGAACGGCGGCAAGATCGCCGGGATCTTGCTGGAAAGCGTCGGCACCGGCGGGCAGATCAGCCATCTTGCCGTCGGCATCGGCGTCAATCTGGCAAAGGCCCCGCCCGCGGCCGCCCTTGAACCGGGCGCCGTCGCCCCGGTGTCGCTTTTGGGCGAAACCGGGCTGGTGATCGATCCGCTCGACTTCCTGGCGCCCTTGGCGCGCGGTTTCGCGCATTATGCCGCAACCTTCGAGCGTTACGGTTTTGCCCCCATTCGCGCGGCATGGCTTGCCCGCGCCGCCAGGATCGGGCAAAGGATCACCGCCCGCACCGGCACGGAAACCTTGACGGGCACCTTCGAGACGATCGACGACACCGGTGCGCTGATCCTTGCGACCGGCTCGGAACGGCGGGCGATCTCGGCGGCGGATATCTTCTTTTAG
- a CDS encoding type III pantothenate kinase, translating into MLLCIDCGNTNTVFSVWDGTDFAATWRIATDHRRTADEYFVWLNTLMQLKGLQGRISEAIISSTAPRVVFNLRVLCNRYFDCRPYVVGKPGCELPVAPRVDPGTTVGPDRLVNTVAGYDRHGGDLIVVDFGTATTFDVVAPDGAYIGGVIAPGVNLSLEALHMAAAALPHVDVTKPQGVIGTNTVACIQSGVYWGYIGLVEGIVRQIRMERDRPMKVIATGGLASLFDLGFDLFDKVEDDLTMHGLRLIFDYNKGLGA; encoded by the coding sequence ATGCTTTTGTGCATCGACTGCGGCAACACCAACACCGTGTTTTCGGTCTGGGACGGGACGGATTTCGCCGCCACCTGGCGCATCGCCACCGATCATCGCCGCACCGCCGACGAATATTTCGTCTGGCTGAACACGCTGATGCAACTGAAGGGCCTGCAGGGCCGGATCTCCGAGGCGATCATCTCCTCGACCGCGCCGCGGGTGGTGTTCAACCTGCGCGTTCTGTGCAACCGCTATTTCGACTGCCGCCCCTATGTCGTCGGCAAACCGGGCTGCGAGCTGCCGGTGGCGCCGCGCGTCGATCCGGGCACCACGGTCGGGCCGGACCGGCTGGTCAATACGGTGGCGGGCTATGACCGTCATGGCGGCGATCTGATCGTCGTCGATTTCGGCACCGCCACCACCTTTGACGTGGTGGCCCCCGATGGCGCCTATATCGGCGGGGTGATCGCGCCCGGGGTGAACCTGAGCCTTGAGGCGCTGCATATGGCGGCGGCCGCGCTGCCGCATGTCGACGTCACGAAACCGCAAGGGGTGATCGGCACGAATACGGTGGCCTGCATCCAATCCGGGGTGTATTGGGGCTATATCGGCCTTGTCGAAGGCATCGTGCGGCAGATCCGGATGGAACGTGACCGTCCGATGAAGGTGATTGCCACCGGGGGTCTTGCCTCGCTCTTCGATCTGGGTTTCGATCTGTTCGACAAGGTCGAGGATGACCTGACCATGCATGGTCTGCGTCTGATCTTCGATTACAACAAGGGACTTGGGGCGTGA
- a CDS encoding ribonuclease J translates to MNAYVYGYGPEGKERLIVVDLGVTFPDMDGSPGVDLIMADTAWLEANVNRIDAIFLTHGHEDHIGAMPHLWPKLRAPVFARRFTAALVAIKMEEAGLASDMIRVVEPRPKAIDVGPFRVQFVPVSHSIPESSALIIDTPAGRVVHTGDFKLDGNPVVGEPFDPLEWHEIANEGAGIKVLCCDSTNVFTHNPGRSESTLVAPLRDFIAAQKGMVVTTTFASNVARLKTLAEAGRAAGRSVCLLGRAMRKMVQVAEEANVLKGFPGTIQPEEAVDVPRQNLMLIVTGSQGERRAATAQLSRGKYLGLSMKEGDTFLFSSKVIPGNERGVIKIMNAFSEMGVDVVDDRGGLYHVSGHANRPDLDAVHDLLRPQILIPMHGEHRHLREHAKIAQSKGIATEIATNGTMLDLTGPAPKVVEYIETGRLYLDGTVLIGALDGVVRERIRMALNGHVLITVIIDEDDVPLGDAWVELMGLPERGKSGGDMMKIIEDELSAFLESAPEKIVRDDDKLDEALRRIARQVAMEEIGKKPEVTVVVSRLMAE, encoded by the coding sequence ATGAATGCCTATGTCTATGGCTACGGTCCCGAGGGCAAGGAACGGCTGATCGTCGTCGATCTGGGCGTCACCTTCCCGGACATGGACGGCTCGCCCGGGGTCGATCTGATCATGGCCGACACGGCCTGGCTGGAGGCGAACGTCAACCGCATCGATGCGATCTTCCTGACCCATGGCCATGAAGATCACATCGGCGCCATGCCGCATCTGTGGCCGAAGCTGCGCGCGCCGGTCTTTGCGCGCCGCTTCACCGCCGCGCTGGTCGCGATCAAGATGGAAGAGGCGGGCCTTGCCTCGGACATGATCCGCGTCGTCGAACCGCGCCCGAAGGCGATCGATGTCGGCCCGTTCCGGGTGCAATTCGTCCCCGTCAGCCATTCGATCCCGGAAAGCTCGGCGCTGATCATCGACACGCCCGCGGGCCGCGTCGTGCATACGGGCGATTTCAAGCTCGATGGCAATCCGGTGGTGGGCGAGCCCTTCGACCCGCTCGAATGGCACGAGATCGCGAACGAGGGCGCGGGCATCAAGGTGCTGTGCTGCGATTCGACGAACGTCTTCACCCACAACCCGGGGCGGTCTGAATCGACGCTGGTGGCGCCCTTGCGGGATTTCATTGCCGCGCAAAAGGGGATGGTGGTGACGACCACTTTCGCCTCGAACGTGGCGCGGCTGAAGACCCTGGCCGAGGCCGGTCGGGCCGCCGGTCGGTCCGTCTGTCTTTTGGGCCGGGCCATGCGCAAGATGGTGCAGGTCGCCGAGGAGGCCAATGTTCTCAAGGGCTTCCCCGGCACGATCCAGCCCGAGGAAGCGGTCGATGTGCCGCGCCAGAACCTGATGCTGATTGTCACCGGCTCGCAGGGGGAACGGCGTGCGGCCACGGCGCAGCTCAGCCGCGGCAAATATCTGGGGCTCTCGATGAAGGAGGGGGACACGTTCCTTTTTTCCTCGAAGGTGATCCCGGGCAACGAGCGCGGCGTGATCAAGATCATGAACGCCTTTTCCGAAATGGGCGTCGATGTGGTCGATGACCGGGGCGGGCTTTACCACGTCTCGGGCCATGCCAACCGCCCCGATCTGGATGCGGTGCATGACCTGCTTCGGCCGCAGATCCTGATTCCGATGCATGGCGAGCATCGCCACCTGCGCGAACATGCCAAGATCGCGCAATCGAAGGGCATCGCCACCGAGATCGCGACGAACGGCACGATGCTGGATCTGACCGGCCCGGCGCCGAAAGTGGTGGAATATATCGAGACCGGGCGGCTTTATCTGGATGGGACGGTGCTGATCGGGGCGCTGGACGGGGTCGTGCGCGAACGCATCCGCATGGCGCTGAACGGCCATGTGCTGATCACCGTGATCATCGACGAGGATGACGTGCCCCTCGGCGATGCCTGGGTCGAGCTGATGGGCCTGCCCGAACGCGGCAAGTCGGGCGGCGACATGATGAAGATCATCGAGGACGAGCTTTCGGCCTTCCTCGAATCCGCGCCCGAGAAAATCGTCCGCGATGACGACAAGCTGGACGAGGCGCTGCGCCGCATCGCCCGGCAGGTCGCCATGGAAGAGATCGGCAAGAAACCCGAAGTGACGGTGGTGGTGTCGCGGCTGATGGCCGAGTGA
- a CDS encoding DUF3422 family protein, translating to MTPIDDHPLRYALVNELHARPFPSVGAPAHVVYLAIKEPFDAANRDRARDHAHLCDLLTRYGAAIPPGDVTHYSGEIGRHTLKWDSHTEFTTFLAYAPGVSARPFDPAEAEVFPSDWIQSAPGRRLAAVSIRIEDLPEETEAILPLIDSWFVPESLVCTWVLEETAVIATDFRIDSAGQMRFAVFAKPGTGQGRIGRIVQRICELETYRAMSMLGLGRARALTQTLNALDPELTNLVALMNDDAHPAEDTLHRLLEVSTELESLAVTNTFRFSATAAYEAIVNERVEVLRESRFHGRQKFSEFMNRRYDPAMRTVKSAEVRLNAMVERAARAGELLRTRVDVARQAQNQKLLESMDRRSDLQLRLQRTVEGLSVVAISYYAVSLAAYAVYPIAKEIGISKEMAVAGLTPLVVAVVWLALRRIRNGVGH from the coding sequence ATGACGCCCATCGACGACCATCCCCTGCGCTATGCGCTGGTGAACGAGCTTCACGCCCGGCCCTTTCCCTCGGTCGGGGCGCCTGCCCATGTCGTCTATCTTGCGATCAAGGAACCCTTCGACGCCGCCAACCGCGACCGCGCCAGGGATCACGCGCATCTGTGCGATCTTCTGACCCGCTACGGCGCCGCGATCCCGCCCGGCGATGTCACGCATTATTCCGGCGAGATCGGGCGGCACACGCTGAAATGGGACAGCCACACCGAATTCACCACCTTTCTGGCCTATGCGCCCGGGGTCTCGGCGCGGCCTTTCGATCCGGCCGAGGCCGAGGTCTTCCCCTCCGACTGGATCCAATCGGCGCCGGGGCGGCGGCTGGCGGCGGTCTCGATCCGCATCGAGGACCTGCCCGAGGAGACCGAGGCGATCCTGCCGCTGATCGACAGCTGGTTCGTGCCCGAAAGCCTGGTCTGCACCTGGGTGCTGGAGGAAACCGCGGTGATCGCCACCGATTTCCGCATCGACTCGGCGGGGCAGATGCGCTTTGCGGTCTTTGCCAAGCCCGGCACGGGGCAGGGGCGCATTGGCCGGATCGTGCAGCGGATCTGCGAGCTGGAAACCTATCGCGCGATGTCGATGCTGGGTCTGGGGCGGGCGCGGGCGCTGACGCAGACGCTGAATGCGCTTGACCCCGAGCTGACCAATCTGGTCGCGCTGATGAATGACGACGCCCATCCGGCCGAGGACACGCTGCACCGGCTGCTCGAAGTTTCGACGGAACTGGAAAGCCTTGCGGTGACGAACACCTTCCGCTTCTCGGCCACAGCGGCCTATGAGGCGATCGTGAACGAGCGCGTCGAGGTGCTGCGCGAAAGCCGGTTTCACGGGCGTCAGAAGTTTTCGGAATTCATGAACCGCCGCTATGATCCGGCGATGCGGACGGTGAAATCGGCCGAGGTGCGGCTGAATGCGATGGTCGAACGCGCGGCGCGGGCGGGCGAATTGCTGCGCACGCGCGTCGATGTGGCGCGGCAGGCGCAGAACCAGAAGCTTCTGGAAAGCATGGACCGGCGCTCGGATCTGCAGCTGCGGCTGCAACGCACGGTCGAGGGGCTCTCGGTGGTGGCGATCAGCTATTACGCGGTCAGCCTCGCGGCCTATGCGGTCTATCCGATCGCCAAGGAAATCGGCATCAGCAAGGAAATGGCGGTGGCGGGGCTGACGCCGCTCGTCGTCGCGGTGGTCTGGCTGGCGCTGCGCCGGATCCGGAACGGCGTCGGGCATTGA
- the ilvN gene encoding acetolactate synthase small subunit, whose protein sequence is MAALNIKKGSSSHSAYDLRDFHSDVERSHTLAVIVENEPGVLARVIGLFSGRGYNIDSLTVAEIDHKGHRSRITIVTRGTEAVIEQIRAQLGRIVPVHEVHDLTTEAKAVERELALFKVTATGEKRVESLRLADIFRASVVDSTLESFIFEITGTSEKIDAFAELMRPLGLVDVARTGVAALARGV, encoded by the coding sequence ATGGCCGCTCTGAACATCAAGAAAGGCTCGTCGAGCCACTCCGCCTATGATCTGCGCGACTTCCATTCGGATGTCGAACGCAGCCACACCTTGGCCGTCATCGTCGAGAACGAACCGGGGGTTCTAGCCCGCGTGATCGGGCTATTTTCCGGGCGCGGCTACAACATCGACAGCCTGACCGTGGCGGAAATCGACCACAAGGGGCACCGGAGCCGCATCACCATCGTCACCCGCGGCACGGAAGCCGTGATCGAGCAGATCCGCGCGCAACTGGGCCGCATCGTGCCGGTGCACGAAGTCCACGACCTGACCACCGAAGCGAAGGCGGTCGAGCGCGAACTGGCGCTGTTCAAGGTCACGGCAACTGGCGAAAAGCGGGTGGAATCCTTGCGTCTGGCCGATATCTTCCGCGCCTCGGTGGTGGACAGCACGCTCGAAAGCTTCATCTTCGAGATCACCGGCACCTCGGAAAAGATCGACGCCTTTGCCGAGCTGATGCGGCCGCTCGGCCTGGTCGATGTGGCGCGCACGGGCGTGGCCGCGCTGGCCCGCGGCGTCTGA
- a CDS encoding acetolactate synthase 3 large subunit, which yields MSRQMTGAEMVVQALKDQGVDTIFGYPGGAVLPIYDAIFQQNDIRHILVRHEQAAVHMAEGYARSTGKPGVVLVTSGPGATNAVTGLTDALMDSIPLVVFSGQVPTFMIGTDGFQEADTIGITRPCTKHNWLVKDPAKLSETIHQAFHVATSGRPGPVLIDLPKDVQFATGQYTGPKTARVDNYQPRLKGDLEAITKLVELIEKAERPIFYTGGGVINSGPGASQLLRELVDATGFPITSTLMGLGAYPASGKSWLGMLGMHGLYEANLAMHGCDLMINLGARFDDRITGRVADFSPHSTKAHVDIDASSINKIVTVDLPIVGDIGHVLEDLLKVWKARGRKVNKEGLAKWWGKIEEWKKIRCLAYTGSDSITKPQYALERLKALTKGRSRYITTEVGQHQMWAAQYLGFEAPNRWMTSGGLGTMGYGFPASIGVQIAHPDALVINIAGEASWLMNMQEMGTATQFRTPVKQFILNSERLGMVRQWQDLLHGGRYSQSWSESLPDFVKLAESFGWKGILCRDPKELDDAIMEMINHDGPVLFDCLVEKHENCFPMIPSGKPHNEMLLSADAEAFRGGAALV from the coding sequence ATGTCGCGGCAGATGACCGGCGCGGAAATGGTGGTGCAGGCGCTGAAGGATCAGGGGGTCGACACGATCTTCGGATATCCGGGCGGCGCCGTCCTTCCGATCTATGACGCGATCTTTCAGCAAAACGACATCCGCCACATCCTGGTGCGGCACGAACAGGCCGCGGTGCACATGGCCGAGGGCTATGCCCGCTCGACCGGCAAGCCGGGCGTGGTGCTGGTGACCTCGGGCCCCGGCGCGACGAACGCCGTGACCGGGCTGACCGATGCGCTGATGGACAGCATTCCGCTCGTGGTCTTCTCGGGTCAGGTGCCCACTTTCATGATCGGCACCGACGGCTTTCAGGAGGCCGACACGATCGGCATCACCCGGCCCTGCACCAAGCACAACTGGCTGGTGAAGGACCCGGCGAAACTGTCGGAAACCATCCATCAGGCCTTCCATGTCGCCACCTCGGGGCGGCCCGGCCCGGTGCTGATCGACCTGCCGAAAGACGTGCAATTCGCCACCGGCCAGTATACGGGGCCGAAAACGGCGCGGGTGGACAATTACCAGCCGCGGCTCAAGGGCGATCTGGAGGCGATCACCAAGCTGGTGGAGCTGATCGAAAAGGCGGAACGGCCGATCTTTTACACCGGCGGCGGGGTGATCAACTCGGGTCCCGGGGCGTCGCAACTGCTGCGCGAGCTGGTCGATGCGACGGGCTTCCCCATCACCTCGACGCTGATGGGCTTGGGCGCCTATCCGGCCTCGGGCAAATCGTGGCTGGGCATGCTGGGCATGCACGGGCTTTACGAGGCCAATCTGGCGATGCATGGATGCGATCTGATGATCAACCTCGGCGCGCGGTTCGATGACCGCATCACCGGGCGCGTCGCCGATTTCAGCCCCCATTCGACCAAGGCGCATGTCGATATCGACGCCTCCTCGATCAACAAGATCGTCACCGTCGATCTGCCGATCGTGGGCGATATCGGCCATGTGCTCGAAGACCTGCTCAAGGTCTGGAAGGCGCGCGGGCGCAAGGTGAACAAGGAAGGCCTTGCGAAATGGTGGGGCAAGATCGAGGAGTGGAAGAAGATCCGCTGCCTCGCCTACACCGGCTCGGACAGCATCACCAAACCGCAATATGCGCTGGAGCGGCTGAAGGCCCTGACCAAGGGGCGCAGCCGCTACATCACCACCGAAGTCGGCCAGCATCAGATGTGGGCGGCGCAATATCTGGGCTTCGAGGCGCCGAACCGCTGGATGACCAGCGGAGGGCTGGGCACGATGGGCTATGGTTTCCCGGCCTCGATCGGGGTGCAGATCGCGCATCCCGATGCGCTGGTGATCAACATCGCCGGTGAGGCGTCCTGGCTGATGAACATGCAGGAAATGGGCACGGCGACGCAGTTCCGCACCCCGGTCAAGCAGTTCATCCTGAACAGCGAGCGGCTGGGCATGGTGCGGCAGTGGCAGGACCTGCTGCATGGCGGGCGTTATTCGCAAAGCTGGTCGGAAAGCCTGCCCGATTTCGTGAAACTGGCGGAAAGCTTCGGCTGGAAGGGCATCCTGTGCCGCGATCCGAAGGAGCTCGACGATGCGATCATGGAAATGATCAATCACGACGGCCCGGTTCTGTTCGACTGTCTGGTCGAGAAGCACGAGAACTGCTTCCCGATGATCCCGTCCGGCAAGCCGCATAACGAAATGCTGCTCTCGGCCGATGCCGAGGCCTTCCGCGGCGGCGCCGCGCTGGTGTGA
- a CDS encoding TRAP transporter small permease subunit, whose product MGALLALARVIDRINEFIGKSVSWLILVAVLVSATNAAIRKIFDISSNAWLEAQWYLFGAAFLMAAAYTLKQNEHIRIDIVYGAFSRRVQHWIDLFGHVFFLMPFLVLMLWLMFPWLMMSVRSGEVSTNSGGLIIWPAKSLLLIGFALLFAQGLSEIIKKIGVMRGLIADPHTFTGHHGAAEAFVEEDGI is encoded by the coding sequence ATGGGCGCTTTGCTTGCCCTCGCACGGGTCATAGACCGCATCAACGAATTCATCGGCAAGTCGGTGTCCTGGCTCATTCTGGTGGCGGTTCTGGTCTCGGCGACCAATGCCGCCATCCGCAAGATCTTCGACATCTCGTCGAACGCCTGGCTCGAGGCGCAATGGTATCTTTTCGGCGCCGCCTTCCTGATGGCCGCCGCCTATACGCTGAAACAGAACGAGCACATCCGCATCGACATCGTCTATGGCGCCTTCTCGCGCCGGGTGCAGCACTGGATCGACCTTTTCGGCCATGTCTTCTTCCTGATGCCCTTCCTTGTGCTGATGCTGTGGCTGATGTTCCCCTGGCTGATGATGTCCGTGCGTTCGGGAGAGGTGTCGACGAACTCGGGCGGGCTGATCATCTGGCCGGCGAAATCGCTGTTGCTGATCGGCTTTGCGCTGCTTTTCGCGCAGGGCCTGTCGGAGATCATCAAGAAGATCGGGGTGATGCGGGGGCTGATCGCGGATCCGCACACCTTCACCGGCCATCACGGCGCGGCCGAGGCTTTCGTTGAAGAGGACGGCATCTGA